A region of Chelonoidis abingdonii isolate Lonesome George chromosome 8, CheloAbing_2.0, whole genome shotgun sequence DNA encodes the following proteins:
- the LOC116823034 gene encoding putative cation-transporting ATPase 13A5 isoform X2, with amino-acid sequence MEDKSWKDHHALLNPREENELEIFGYKTQGCRKAMCIAGYIFSCGALLLLFYWKPAWDVWANCIPCNLQEADVILLRTTDEFQKYTRKKVTWIDLSKLNLLVRDTSDSLFIADKDSVINRAIMKPELKVRSIQVQKIRYIWDLSVKQFQKVGSLDDSNSCYDIHHKFGTGLTREEQNIRRLVCGPNAIEVEIRPIWKLLFKEILNPFYVFQTFTLTLWLSQGYVEYSVAIIILSVISIGLTVYDLRQQSVKLQDLVEEHNKVQVTACTKDEGCKKLESRYLVPGDILVLEGKKHSLPCDAILIDGGCIVDEGMLTGESIPVTKTPLPHTENTKSWKTHSAEDYRRHVLFCGTEVIQTKPTGKGPVRAVVLQTGFNTAKGDLVRSILYPKPMNFKLYRDAFKFIIILTLIGVLGLIYTVCVYVQHKKPVAETVAMALLLFTVSVPPAIPAALTTGIVYAQKRLKNKKIFCISPQRINICGQINLVCFDKTGTLTEDGLDLWGLIPSEGSRFQNIYSFASGTPLPWGLPCGAMVSCHSLIVLDEKIQGDPLDKKMFECTCWEMEDSSTAHSKAGVPDTSVIVKPGPNTRNTPVDGIAILHQFPFSSGLQRMSVITQQLGKDQYDLYMKGAPEMVTSFCRPETVPIDFVKELKVYTTQGFRVIALAHRALNMGKDVELDNLEREEVESDLTFLGLLIMENRLKAETKPVLEELSTARIRSVMITGDNLQTAVTVAKNSGMISKTSKVILIEASEPEGPAPASITWQLVEDSKQIAAGITDTCVNIEERTIRERESNNYHFALNGKSYQVLVKHFKSLLPKILVNGTVFARMSPGQKSSLIEEFQKLNYYVGMCGDGANDCGALKMAHAGISLSEQEASVASPFTSQVPNIECVPELIREGRAALVASFAVFKYLTLYGLTQFIGTALLYWQLQIFGNYQYLMQDVVITLLVCLTMSLTQAYPKLAPYRPPGQLISPPLLLSVILHTGITAIMLVCGFLLVKQQPWYSEMANHRECPPATHSLTIPNRNGTANATDIPSSVLSYEDSTLWPLTTINCIILAFVFSKGKPFRKPIYTNYTFSALLLTQLGICLFLLFADINAVYKGMLDVVLQNRHLWLLIKKCCQFRSSSQYRKWQRKLEKDPTWPPLERKDFAENSKNEIYINPIYEHDKEN; translated from the exons GAGATATTTGGCTACAAAACTCAAGGTTGCCGGAAAGCCATGTGCATTGCTGGATATATCTTTTCCTGTGGGGCTCTTCTCCTTCTGTTTTACTGGAAGCCAGCATGGGATGTGTGGGCAAACTGCATCCCATGTAACTTGCAAGAAGCAGATGTCATATTGCTTAGAACAACA GATGAATTTCAAAAATACACCAGAAAGAAGGTGACCTGGATTGACTTGTCCAAATTGAATCTACTGGTTAGAGATACATCAGATAGTCTCTTCATTGCTGACAAAgattctgtcataaacagagccATAATGAAGCCAGAATTAAAA GTCAGAAGCATCCAGGTACAGAAAATCCGGTATATTTGGGATCTCTCTGTGAAGCAGTTCCAGAAAGTGGG ATCGCTAGATGACAGCAATTCATGTTACGACATACATCACAAGTTTGGAACTGGTCTGACAAGAGAAGAACAGAATATCAG GAGATTAGTGTGTGGGCCCAATGCCATTGAAGTTGAAATTCGTCCTATTTGGAAGTTACTTTTTAAAGAG ATTTTAAATCCCTTTTATGTGTTCCAAACCTTCACTCTGACTCTGTGGTTGAGCCAAGGTTACGTTGAGTATTCCGTGGCTATCATAATCTTGTCAGTCATTTCTATTGGCTTAACCGTGTATGACCTCAGACAG CAATCAGTGAAGCTGCAGGACCTTGTCGAGGAACACAACAAAGTCCAGGTTACAGCCTGCACAAAGGACGAAG GTTGCAAAAAGCTGGAGTCTCGTTATTTGGTCCCAGGAGACATCCTTGTTTTAGAAGGAAAGAAGCATTCTTTGCCATGTGATGCTATCCTGATCGATGGAGGTTGTATTGTAGATGAAGGCATGCTCACAG GTGAAAGTATTCCGGTAACTAAAACCCCTTTGCCCCACACGGAGAATACCAAGTCGTGGAAAACACACAGTGCAGAGGATTACCGAAGACACGTCCTCTTCTGTGGAACAGAGGTCATACAGACCAAGCCCACAGGCAAAGGACCAGTGAGAGCTGTTGTGCTGCAAACtg GGTTCAACACAGCCAAAGGCGATCTGGTGAGGTCCATCCTCTACCCCAAGCCCATGAATTTCAAACTCTACAGAGATGCCTTCAAATTCATCATAATCCTTACATTAATTGGCGTGCTTGGACTGATctatacagtgtgtgtgtatgtacagcacaaG AAACCAGTAGCTGAAACAGTGGCAATGGCACTCCTCCTTTTCACTGTTTCTGTCCCTCCTGCAATACCAGCTGCTTTGACAACAGGGATTGTTTATGCCCAAAAGAGGCTGAAGAATAAGAAAATTTTCTGCATCAGCCCCCAGAGGATAAATATATGCGGGCAAATAAACCTGGTTTGCTTTGACAAA ACTGGCACCCTAACAGAAGATGGACTGGACCTCTGGGGGCTGATCCCTTCAGAAGGAAGCCG TTTCCAGAACATCTACAGCTTTGCCTCTGGTACTCCTTTGCCTTGGGGACTGCCATGTGGAGCCATGGTGAGCTGTCATTCACTCATAGTTCTGGATGAGAAGATACAGGGAGACCCATTGGACAAGAAAATGTTTGAGTGCACTTGCTGG GAAATGGAAGATTCCAGTACAGCTCATAGTAAGGCTGGAGTACCAGATACAAGTGTAATCGTTAAACCAGGACCAAACACTAGAAAT ACTCCAGTGGATGGGATAGCAATCCTACATCAGTTCCCATTTTCCTCCGGGCTGCAGAGGATGTCTGTCATTACCCAGCAGCTTGGGAAGGACCAGTATGATCTGTATATGAAGGGAGCACCAGAAATGGTGACCAGCTTTTGCAGACCAGAAACTG TCCCAATTGATTTCGTAAAGGAGCTTAAGGTTTACACAACCCAAGGTTTCAGAGTGATTGCACTGGCACACAGAGCATTAAACATGGGAAAGGATGTGGAACTGGACAATTTAGAGAG GGAGGAAGTGGAGTCTGACCTGACGTTCCTGGGCCTTCTGATAATGGAAAATCGGCTGAAGGCAGAGACCAAGCCTGTGCTGGAAGAACTCAGCACTGCCCGCATCAGGAGCGTTATGATCACAG GTGACAACCTTCAGACAGCTGTTACTGTGGCCAAAAATTCTGGAATGATTTCCAAGACCAGCAAAGTGATTCTCATTGAAGCAAGTGAACCAGAAGGACCCGCTCCAGCATCCATTACCTGGCAACTAGTGGAAGATAGCAAACAAATTGCAGCTGGAATCACT GACACATGTGTTAATATTGAGGAAAGAACCATTCGTGAAAGGGAAAGCAACAATTACCACTTTGCCTTGAATGGAAAATCCTATCAGGTTCTAGTGAAGCATTTCAAGAGTTTGCTGCCAAAA ATACTAGTGAATGGGACTGTTTTTGCTAGAATGTCTCCTGGGCAGAAGTCCAGCCTCATTGAAGAATTTCAAAAACTGAA TTACTATGTGGGTATGTGTGGAGATGGAGCCAATGACTGTGGG GCTTTGAAAATGGCCCACGCAGGGATATCGTTGTCAGAGCAGGAGGCGTCGGTGGCTTCGCCTTTCACTTCCCAAGTCCCCAACATAGAGTGTGTGCCCGAGCTGATCAG GGAAGGTCGTGCTGCTTTGGTTGCTTCTTTTGCTGTGTTTAAGTACCTGACCCTGTACGGCCTGACTCAGTTTATTGGCACTGCTCTGCTTTACTGG caaCTACAGATCTTTGGGAACTACCAGTACCTTATGCAAGATGTTGTCATCACCCTTCTGGTTTGCTTAACAA TGAGCTTGACCCAGGCCTACCCAAAGCTGGCCCCTTACCGACCTCCAGGGCAGCTCATCTCTCCTCCTTTGCTGCTCTCAGTCATTCTCCATACGGGCATTACTGCAATCATGCTGGTCTGTGGCTTCCTTCTGGTGAAGCAGCAGCCTTGGTACTCGGAGATGGCCAACCACAG AGAGTGTCCTCCAGCAACCCACTCGCTGACCATTCCAAACAGGAATGGAACTGCAAATGCCACAGACATCCCCAGCAGTGTTCTAAGCTATGAAGACTCTACTCTATGGCCACTAACAACAATCAACTGCATAATTCTAGCATTTGTCTTTTCCAAGGGAAAGCCATTCAGGAAACCCATCTATACTAATT